Part of the Sphaerochaeta associata genome is shown below.
GCAAGCATGTATACGAGCAGCAGGATTCCACTCACCGCCTGCTACCCGTTCTTCTTGTTCAGACCAAGTTGCTTCTGATTGTGAGTCAGGTCCGCCAATCCGCAGATCTCGGTGATGTCATTGAGCATTGCAACGATATTGGTTGGCGCCAAGCCCAGCTTTCCTGCAACCAACGAGTTGTAGGAGCTGGCATTGACGGCAGCCTTCGACTTGGCTGAGTAGAGCCTCAAATGCAGGTTCATACCCTCCCCAAGCAGATAGGAAGCACTGTTGGAGAACGAAGGGAATTGCTTGGCCAGTGCACTCTCAATCATTTTGGGATCCTGTACAAAGCCCTTGGGGGCCTGCAGGTGCAACAGGTACCAAAGCGGCAGGGAAGGATTGTTCCAGGCAAGCCTGACTTTCTTTTTCTCTGCAAGTACAAGCAGCTTGGAGACATCTTCCGAAGAAACCTTGAGATCGGCAAAACCGAATACCACCCATACACTGCTGTAGTTGCCGCTGTTGCGCATCTTGGCTGCAGTAGTGATCAAGCTGGAGAGGTCCTTGCAGTCCTGCTCCCAAATAACCGTCATATTGGAATAGCGGCAGTCCTTGCGCATCTGGGAGAAATACAAGGCCTCCGCTTCGGTTGCCGTCACCAAGAGAATGGTTTGGCGGGGCTGTTGGGAAATTCGTTTGCGTGCCATTGTTACTCCTCCTTATCCTTGTTCGCATCGATGAAACAGAACTCCGAAAGAATCGGAAGGGCACCGAACGCTCCATTCATATATTGACTCTGCGTCTTGTCCTTGCTGCGTGAGTACTTGAAGTTGGCCAAGCTGAAATAGACGGTGGCGCTTTCACTGTTCTTTTCGGCAAAGTACACGCCGTCGCGTCTGAGCAGGCCCGGACGAAGCAACGAGGGGTTGCAGTCGACCACCAGCATCTGCGAGTTGCACTCATTATTGCTGGCCTCAAAGATCTCTACGATGTGGCACAATACGTTGGGGTGCAGGAGCATGCCGAAGTCATCGATGATCAAGGTCCTGGGCTTGGTGAAACTTTCAAAGAATGCCACACCCATCAAACACAGTCTTCTGAGGCTCAGGCTCTCCAAGTTGAAGAACGAGGCGTAGTGCTGGGTGACATTGGTATGGATGAAAATGAGGCGGTCGTCCTTGACACGAATGTCGCGGATGTCGGTGATATCGACACTCCACAGGAAGTTGATCAGCTGCTGCACCCAATCAGGATGCTCGGTAAGCTGGGTGATCAGATACTTCTCGCTGATGTTCGAAACACCCATGGGAAGCAGATGCAGACTCTCATTGAACCAGGTGTACAGCGGTCCTGTCGTATCACTGCCCTTGACTGCTGAAGCTGCAAGGTAGGAGTGCTTCTCATCAACCTTGCCCACCAGACGCTTCTTCTCACCGCGATAGGCTTTGCCCCATCGATATGTATACGTCAGCTTGACATCATCAAGCAGAAGGGCCCCTTCATCAAGCTTGCGCTCAAACATCAATTTCTTCGATCGTTTGATCAAGTGAAAGAGAGATTCCTCGAATATCTTTTCACGGTCGGCGACCAGGGTATACTGTGCGATTACCATCTCGCCGCTCTGCTCATCCTTTCCAAGCAGGATGCGGATGATGATGGTTGCAGGCTGCCCTTTCTCCTCAGAGTACGCAAATGAAGTACCGCTGAGAATCTGCAGGGGGTTCTCCGTCTCCTCTGCCGCGCACACAATACCCTTCAGCGCTTCCAAGGCACGTACAAACGAGCTTTTGCCCGCTCCATTGGGCCCTACAATGGCCGCAGTCTTGATAAGTCTCAACTTCTCGGTCACCGGTACAACCTTCGATTCGGGAAAACGGTTGTCCTTGACAGCCTCAAACGAAATCGTCTGAGCCGACTTTACGGACTTGAAGTTCGCTATCGTCATATCCAGCAGCATGCGCTACCTCCTCACTCACCTGTCTCAGGTGGAATTACAAAAGTGTTTCCATCTTCCCATACACCTGCGGCCATGCATTGAGGCATTGGACCAGGCGGAGGGGAAGCGTTTCATCTCCATGATTGTCCGTCGCTATGAGGTCAATCAAGTCTCGTTTCAGATACCCAAGGGAGTCGCCATTCTCCACTGCTTCCACGTTTGTTTGCAAGAGGCAGCCCAATTTCAGCAGCTCGCCGAGCAACGCACTCTGCGGTTCAAGCCACCGATAGCGTTCCACATGGGCAAGGATGGGCGTCAGCTTTTGCAGGATGAGAGTCTCTATGCGCTCAAGCAATCTCGCGGGGGGAAGGGAGAGCCCGAACTCAAGCAGAGCGTACTTTTGGGCGATAGGCACACAGACAAGCCGGGCCTGGTCTCCCACGTAGAGTTCACTACCCAAATAGGTGGTAATACCCTCCTTTGCAGCCTCTCCCTGCGCCCAGGCAAACGTCTGACGCAAATCTGCGATATTGGTGGTCACAAACGGGTTGTAGATATGGGGAGTGAAGGCGATGGTCGTAATCCCGTTCTCCAAATACAGATGGAGCATACGGGAAAAAGATTCTTTGGAAACATAGCCATCATCGATCAAGGGAAGCAGATGGCAGTGAAGATCGCAAAGGCCCATAGGAAACTCCTCTGGATGATTATATCCGGAATCACAAAAATGTGAAAGAAAAAAAGGAGCTCACTTGCGATTTAGGCCATCAAAACTCAATCATCGCTTCGGCTTTTCGGTCTGCAAGCTGTAAATGATGCTTCACTTCCTGTATTTCACTCACCATATCAGCAATATCGATAAGGGCCTTGGGTGCATTGCGGCCGCTGATCACCAAATGGGGAAAGCCTTCCTTGGAGCGGTGGTCTGCAATCCAAGTGCACACCTCATCGGCATCAAGGTACCCAAGCGTGAGGGTGTAGGTGAATTCATCCAAGACTATCAGATCGAAGGCGGATGCGGATATCCACCGCTTGACCTGCTCCCAGCCACGTTTGGCAAGCTCGGCATTGAGCTTGTCATTCTCCCCTACCCAGGTAAAACCGGCACCGAAGTGTTTCCAGGTGACGCCAAGCTGTATCGCACTCTTGTATTCACCGCTGTCAAGCGTATCGGGATCCTGCTTGATGAACTGAACCACGGCGCACCGGGCCCCATGTCCGAGGGCACGAAACAGCTGTCCCATCGAGGCGCAACTCTTTCCTTTTCCATCACCTGTGTACACCAACACCATTGCCTTGCCCATCAGCTACTCCATCACCACATACTGCATCATCATCACACCCTGACCGTCGAGGGTACTTTCCCCGCTGATCTGCCGCTGGGCCTTCTCGCTCTGGCTCTTTGCTTCCTGCATGCTGAGAAGTGCCGTATAGGCCTGTCTGGACCCTGAACGGTTGTATACATCGTTCATCAGGTCGACTGCTTCCGTAAATCTGCCCATCGCCTCAAGCAGCAAGGCAGCGTTATATCCGCTGGCAATATGACCATTGCCTTCATACAGCGAGAGGAACTGCCTATATGCCGCCTCATACGAACCACGCTCGGCCAGTGTATAGGCACCCTTTGCTGCTTCAAGCTTGGGCTTGTTGCTCATAAGGGTGAGCCGCTTGGTCTGCCAGGAAGGAGCCAGCTGCTTGGAGATGGTCGATGAGAAGGAGCGGATGATCTTCTCGAACAAGGGCTTGAAGGAAGGGGCATACCCGCTTGAATACCTTCTCTCGTCACGATAGCCTCCGGGAGCTCCAGCATCATAGGTCCGTATCCCGATTTTCGTCTCCTGATCCTCTTTTCCGGTAAAGGAACGGGAGAACAGAATAGAGCCGCTGCCCAGGTCGAAAATCGTATAGGTCAGTGTCAACGTGGCTTTCTGTACCAGGAAGTACTCCCTTGAGGTTACTTTCTCATAGCTCTTGATATTCACAATAGCATCATTTGGGTTAGGGTCGACATCCTCCGTCACAAAGGTCTTCACATCCCTTCCCACCACCTGCTCCTCTACATCCATATAGGAGATGGAACTCGAAAGCAGGGCCTGCATCCCCTTCGACTTGAGCATTGCTGAAGTATTCTCCCCTACTTTGGAGAGGGTCATATATGCATCGGTGACTTCAGGGGTAAGGACGGTGAAATATCCGGTGCCTTGTACGGAATCCAGAATCATGCGCGAGGCCGTCGAGGCGACGGAGGAGGCCAGATTTGTGTCATACCCGCTGGAAAGGGTGAAATCTGTTTCACTGAGGCCCTGTATCCAAGGGCTGAGCGGACGGCCGTATGGAAACTTGTAGGCATTTGTCGAAGCGACGGCGATGTTTCTCGATGCACTGAGGTCAACCTCACCGGGAACCAAATGCCTTACCGTAATGGAAGTGGCGCAGGAGGTGAAGAAAATCACCATCGAGGCAACAATCAGAACCTTGCTCAGAACTCTCATATGTACTCCTCTTTGCTTCGGGTATAGGAGGCCGCAACTTCGAGCGCCCGGACCATCCCGCTTGCGTCAGCCAGACCTTTTCCGGCAATATCGAAGGCCGTCCCATGGTCGACGCTGGTACGTAGAAAAGGAAGGTCCCAGGTGATGGAGATGGTCCGGTTGAAATCATAGGTTTTGGCAGCAATGTGGCCTTGGTCGTGATAGAGGGAAATCACCGCCCGATACTTACCCATCCGCGTCTGATAGAACACCGAGTCGGCACCAATCGGCCCGACCACATCGATGCCTTGCCTGCGGGCCTCGATGACAGCCGGTTCCACACTCACCATCTCCTCATCCCCGAACAGGCCGTGCTCGCCGCTATGGGGATTCAAGCCCGCTACGGCGAGGCTGAGGCTCCGATCGAAGGCCGGACTGCTTTTTGTAATCCTGTCACAGGTAGCTATGGTTTCGAGCAGGCTCTCCTTGGTGACCGCATCACACGCTTGGCGCAGCGAGAGATGACGCGTATGAAAGAAAATTTTCAGTCCCATGGTATCGAACATCGTAATCGCTTTCTTTGTATGGGTGAGCTCGGAAAGGATTTCGGTGTATCCGATATGCTCGATACCGGCAGCCCTCAGCGCTTCCTTGTGCAGAGGAGGCGTTACAACAGCATGTGCATAGCCTTGCTGCACCAAAAGCACGGCGGTCTCGGCCGATGCATACGCCGCTCTGCCGCACATGGCGCTGATCCGTCCATAGGCAAAGTGATTCATGTCGACAATGCTTTGGGTATAGAGAATCTTCCGGCTTCCCCCCTCCATCGCCTGCTCAAGACGGGTTTGGTCGCTGACAACTGAATCGAATTCGGCTTTTAAGCCCAAATCTGTTGCGAGTCTGGAAATAACAGGGACATCGGCAATAACGATGACGCCCACTTCATCAGGCAGTTGTGCGGCCTTCAGCGCTTTCAATACTATCTCAGGGCCAATGCCCGCCGGATCTCCGCAGGGGACGGCCAAATATCGCTTTGCTTGCATCATGGCCCATGATACCAGTGTGCACGAGTGCTGTCCATAACCACAGAACCAATTGACAACCGTACTACCTTCTCTTATGTTGTAATCAGTGGGATTGCAATACGATTTCAAGGAGTACCGGCATGGCGAAATATCGTGAAGAAGATGATGAGCTCGATGATGAGGAAGATCGTTATTTCAGTAGGTTGGAGGACGAGGAAGACGCCTATCTGGCTGATTTGTACGATGCTCCGGAAGTGATAGATTTCGGAGATG
Proteins encoded:
- a CDS encoding RloB family protein, producing the protein MARKRISQQPRQTILLVTATEAEALYFSQMRKDCRYSNMTVIWEQDCKDLSSLITTAAKMRNSGNYSSVWVVFGFADLKVSSEDVSKLLVLAEKKKVRLAWNNPSLPLWYLLHLQAPKGFVQDPKMIESALAKQFPSFSNSASYLLGEGMNLHLRLYSAKSKAAVNASSYNSLVAGKLGLAPTNIVAMLNDITEICGLADLTHNQKQLGLNKKNG
- a CDS encoding AAA family ATPase, which codes for MLLDMTIANFKSVKSAQTISFEAVKDNRFPESKVVPVTEKLRLIKTAAIVGPNGAGKSSFVRALEALKGIVCAAEETENPLQILSGTSFAYSEEKGQPATIIIRILLGKDEQSGEMVIAQYTLVADREKIFEESLFHLIKRSKKLMFERKLDEGALLLDDVKLTYTYRWGKAYRGEKKRLVGKVDEKHSYLAASAVKGSDTTGPLYTWFNESLHLLPMGVSNISEKYLITQLTEHPDWVQQLINFLWSVDITDIRDIRVKDDRLIFIHTNVTQHYASFFNLESLSLRRLCLMGVAFFESFTKPRTLIIDDFGMLLHPNVLCHIVEIFEASNNECNSQMLVVDCNPSLLRPGLLRRDGVYFAEKNSESATVYFSLANFKYSRSKDKTQSQYMNGAFGALPILSEFCFIDANKDKEE
- a CDS encoding CpsB/CapC family capsule biosynthesis tyrosine phosphatase, translated to MGLCDLHCHLLPLIDDGYVSKESFSRMLHLYLENGITTIAFTPHIYNPFVTTNIADLRQTFAWAQGEAAKEGITTYLGSELYVGDQARLVCVPIAQKYALLEFGLSLPPARLLERIETLILQKLTPILAHVERYRWLEPQSALLGELLKLGCLLQTNVEAVENGDSLGYLKRDLIDLIATDNHGDETLPLRLVQCLNAWPQVYGKMETLL
- a CDS encoding cob(I)yrinic acid a,c-diamide adenosyltransferase; translation: MGKAMVLVYTGDGKGKSCASMGQLFRALGHGARCAVVQFIKQDPDTLDSGEYKSAIQLGVTWKHFGAGFTWVGENDKLNAELAKRGWEQVKRWISASAFDLIVLDEFTYTLTLGYLDADEVCTWIADHRSKEGFPHLVISGRNAPKALIDIADMVSEIQEVKHHLQLADRKAEAMIEF
- a CDS encoding tetratricopeptide repeat protein; protein product: MRVLSKVLIVASMVIFFTSCATSITVRHLVPGEVDLSASRNIAVASTNAYKFPYGRPLSPWIQGLSETDFTLSSGYDTNLASSVASTASRMILDSVQGTGYFTVLTPEVTDAYMTLSKVGENTSAMLKSKGMQALLSSSISYMDVEEQVVGRDVKTFVTEDVDPNPNDAIVNIKSYEKVTSREYFLVQKATLTLTYTIFDLGSGSILFSRSFTGKEDQETKIGIRTYDAGAPGGYRDERRYSSGYAPSFKPLFEKIIRSFSSTISKQLAPSWQTKRLTLMSNKPKLEAAKGAYTLAERGSYEAAYRQFLSLYEGNGHIASGYNAALLLEAMGRFTEAVDLMNDVYNRSGSRQAYTALLSMQEAKSQSEKAQRQISGESTLDGQGVMMMQYVVME
- the pdxA gene encoding 4-hydroxythreonine-4-phosphate dehydrogenase PdxA; translation: MMQAKRYLAVPCGDPAGIGPEIVLKALKAAQLPDEVGVIVIADVPVISRLATDLGLKAEFDSVVSDQTRLEQAMEGGSRKILYTQSIVDMNHFAYGRISAMCGRAAYASAETAVLLVQQGYAHAVVTPPLHKEALRAAGIEHIGYTEILSELTHTKKAITMFDTMGLKIFFHTRHLSLRQACDAVTKESLLETIATCDRITKSSPAFDRSLSLAVAGLNPHSGEHGLFGDEEMVSVEPAVIEARRQGIDVVGPIGADSVFYQTRMGKYRAVISLYHDQGHIAAKTYDFNRTISITWDLPFLRTSVDHGTAFDIAGKGLADASGMVRALEVAASYTRSKEEYI